One genomic window of Desulfuromonas sp. AOP6 includes the following:
- a CDS encoding carboxyl transferase domain-containing protein, translating into MSKKAIKPSLKNPFDPPEKVEFTIPGEIAGVSGGYEEAMKEGYDLIQRPIKSVSVAQIEKQHFKKRMTVWERIRVLTDKEPNILFQNWGKNLDGASLVTGILNIKGRDVALYGHDFTVRAGSMDATNGQKLARLFQMAGEKGMPLIGMNDSAGAYVPAGVGGLDGYAEAFTALRKISGVVPSIMCMFGFNAGGGSYLPRQGSFVIQPNDTFFGLTGPGVVKSVLGEDITPEELGGPQVHGKSGVADLTVEDEVSALRTAISLLSYLPDNNSVMAPFQETSDPLDRKTWEINTLLKKTFNSPTGFNTPFDVSLMIQQICDHGDYFEMQPDRARNVITAFGRLGGNVVGFVANNSAVDSGQIDCDAAYKIARFNRFCNIYNIPLIFMEDTTGFLPGREQESRGIVQAGRAMLDSIVDIRTPRILLIIRNAFGGAYASYNNYPTGADLVLALPTTRLAVMGPAGKEFVYKDELRKLRGSIAERVKRGIQERLDAGLRDDVAKKDAEKEAADWLKAAEAELNLRYEKELMNPKEALSLGSISSIVMPTDLRKVLGENLNFFLRHYKPGPMQSVQREFY; encoded by the coding sequence ATGTCGAAAAAAGCGATTAAACCTTCACTGAAGAATCCATTTGATCCGCCAGAGAAAGTCGAATTCACCATTCCTGGCGAAATCGCCGGCGTCAGCGGCGGCTATGAAGAGGCCATGAAGGAGGGTTATGACCTCATTCAGCGCCCCATCAAGTCGGTCAGCGTCGCCCAGATCGAAAAACAGCACTTCAAGAAGCGCATGACGGTCTGGGAGCGGATTCGCGTTCTTACCGACAAAGAGCCCAATATCCTCTTTCAGAACTGGGGCAAGAACCTCGACGGGGCTTCCCTGGTCACCGGCATTCTTAACATCAAAGGGCGCGACGTCGCTCTCTATGGCCACGATTTCACCGTGCGCGCCGGTTCCATGGATGCCACCAATGGTCAGAAGCTGGCCCGCCTCTTCCAGATGGCCGGTGAGAAGGGGATGCCCCTCATCGGCATGAACGATAGCGCCGGCGCTTACGTGCCTGCCGGTGTCGGCGGCCTCGACGGCTACGCCGAAGCCTTCACCGCCCTGCGCAAGATCAGTGGCGTCGTGCCCAGCATCATGTGCATGTTCGGCTTCAATGCCGGTGGCGGCAGCTACCTGCCACGGCAGGGCAGTTTTGTCATTCAGCCCAACGACACCTTCTTCGGCCTCACCGGCCCCGGCGTGGTCAAGTCGGTCCTGGGTGAGGACATCACCCCGGAAGAGCTGGGCGGTCCGCAGGTACACGGCAAGTCGGGCGTGGCCGATCTCACCGTCGAAGACGAGGTCTCCGCCCTGCGCACGGCCATCAGCCTGCTCAGCTACCTGCCGGACAACAACAGCGTCATGGCACCTTTTCAGGAGACCAGTGATCCCCTCGACCGCAAGACCTGGGAGATCAACACTCTGCTGAAAAAGACCTTCAATTCCCCCACCGGCTTCAACACGCCCTTCGACGTATCCCTCATGATCCAGCAGATCTGCGATCACGGGGATTATTTCGAAATGCAGCCGGACCGGGCCCGCAACGTCATCACCGCCTTCGGCCGCCTCGGCGGCAACGTCGTCGGCTTCGTGGCCAACAACAGCGCCGTCGATTCCGGTCAGATTGACTGCGATGCGGCCTACAAAATCGCCCGCTTCAACCGCTTCTGCAATATCTACAACATTCCACTCATCTTCATGGAGGACACCACTGGTTTCCTTCCCGGCCGCGAGCAGGAGTCCCGCGGTATCGTACAGGCCGGCCGCGCCATGCTCGACTCCATCGTCGACATCCGCACGCCGCGCATCCTGCTTATCATCCGCAACGCCTTCGGCGGCGCCTATGCCTCCTACAACAACTACCCGACGGGGGCCGACCTGGTGCTGGCCCTGCCCACCACCCGCCTGGCGGTCATGGGCCCGGCCGGCAAGGAGTTCGTCTACAAGGACGAGCTGCGCAAGCTGCGCGGTTCGATAGCTGAGCGGGTCAAAAGAGGGATCCAGGAGCGCCTCGACGCCGGCCTGCGTGACGACGTGGCCAAGAAGGACGCCGAAAAAGAGGCGGCCGACTGGCTCAAGGCCGCCGAGGCCGAGCTTAATCTGCGCTACGAGAAAGAGCTGATGAATCCGAAAGAGGCCCTGAGCCTCGGCTCCATCTCCAGCATCGTCATGCCGACGGACCTGCGCAAGGTGCTCGGGGAGAATCTCAACTTCTTCCTGCGCCATTACAAGCCCGGCCCGATGCAGAGCGTCCAGCGCGAGTTCTATTAA
- the mqnB gene encoding futalosine hydrolase yields the protein MIALIAAVPLETELLRQTLSPWEVRHCAGYDLFQGSYAGHSIGLLHCGVGKVNAGAAAKALIISCAPQLMISFGCGGAYPGAGLHPGDLALATEEIYGDEGVLTPSGFFDMEAIGFPLVRRAGTAFFNRFPLTTPLVEHAFPLLKALSDRRGCHCAAGPFITVSTCSGTLAAGLAMEERTGGICENMEGAAIAHVCRLHDTPFLEVRGISNLTEDRDLSTWDLRGAASIAQQGVLALLENRPERDISA from the coding sequence ATGATAGCCCTGATCGCCGCCGTACCTCTTGAAACCGAGTTGCTGCGCCAGACCCTGTCGCCGTGGGAGGTTCGCCATTGCGCTGGGTACGACCTGTTCCAGGGCAGTTATGCGGGACACTCCATTGGCCTGCTGCACTGCGGGGTGGGGAAAGTCAACGCGGGGGCGGCGGCCAAAGCCCTCATCATCTCATGCGCTCCGCAACTCATGATCTCTTTCGGCTGCGGCGGCGCCTACCCCGGCGCCGGCCTGCACCCGGGCGACCTCGCCCTGGCGACAGAGGAAATCTACGGCGATGAGGGTGTTTTGACCCCCAGCGGCTTTTTCGACATGGAAGCCATCGGTTTTCCTCTCGTGCGCCGCGCAGGGACGGCCTTTTTCAACCGGTTTCCGCTGACCACCCCCCTTGTCGAGCACGCCTTCCCTCTTTTGAAGGCGCTCAGTGATCGCCGCGGTTGCCATTGTGCCGCAGGGCCCTTCATCACCGTATCCACCTGCTCGGGCACGCTGGCAGCAGGTCTGGCCATGGAAGAGCGCACCGGCGGTATCTGCGAAAACATGGAAGGGGCAGCTATCGCCCACGTCTGTCGACTGCACGACACCCCTTTTCTGGAGGTGCGTGGCATCTCCAATCTCACCGAAGACCGCGATCTTTCAACATGGGATCTGCGCGGGGCTGCCAGTATCGCCCAGCAAGGGGTGCTGGCCCTGCTGGAAAACCGGCCGGAAAGGGATATCTCCGCATGA
- a CDS encoding 1,4-dihydroxy-6-naphthoate synthase, with the protein MSRLLTLGYSPCPNDTFIFHALIHGLIPTGDLRFRERLEDVETLNQLALEGILDLTKVSYHAFGHLREDYALLRSGGALGRGCGPLVVTTGTTCMNELKGKKIAIPGRLTTANLLLQLYGEGFEDVLILPFDQIMAAIRSGQVEAGVIIHESRFTYLAHGLTQAVDLGVWWEEETGLPIPLGGILARRSLGADIIARVETALRESVAYAQSHPESSRAYIRQHSQELADEVIANHIALYVNPFSLDLGEEGVRAVETLLQRAEERGIIPACQQPLFLT; encoded by the coding sequence ATGAGCCGTCTTCTTACCCTGGGCTACTCACCCTGCCCCAATGACACCTTTATCTTTCACGCCCTCATTCACGGCCTGATTCCAACAGGCGACCTGCGTTTTCGGGAACGCCTGGAGGACGTGGAGACCCTTAACCAGCTGGCTCTGGAGGGCATCCTCGACCTGACCAAAGTCAGCTACCACGCCTTCGGCCACCTGCGAGAGGACTACGCCCTGCTGCGAAGCGGCGGCGCCCTCGGCCGCGGCTGCGGTCCCCTGGTGGTGACAACCGGCACGACATGCATGAATGAGCTGAAAGGAAAAAAGATAGCCATTCCCGGGCGTCTGACGACGGCTAATCTCCTGCTGCAGCTTTATGGCGAGGGGTTCGAGGATGTGCTGATTCTACCTTTCGACCAGATCATGGCCGCGATCAGATCGGGGCAGGTGGAAGCCGGGGTGATCATACACGAGTCCCGCTTCACCTATCTGGCACACGGTCTGACTCAGGCAGTCGACCTCGGGGTCTGGTGGGAAGAGGAGACCGGGCTGCCTATCCCGCTGGGAGGTATTTTGGCGAGACGCTCCCTCGGCGCCGACATCATCGCCCGCGTCGAGACCGCTCTGCGTGAAAGCGTGGCCTACGCCCAGAGTCACCCGGAAAGCTCCCGGGCCTATATCCGGCAGCACTCTCAGGAACTGGCCGATGAGGTCATCGCCAACCACATCGCCCTCTACGTCAACCCCTTCTCCCTCGACCTTGGCGAAGAGGGGGTGCGGGCCGTCGAAACTCTGCTGCAACGGGCGGAGGAGCGGGGCATCATTCCGGCATGCCAGCAACCCCTCTTTCTCACCTGA